Proteins encoded together in one Nostoc sp. PCC 7524 window:
- a CDS encoding M16 family metallopeptidase, whose product MTQTVNPSLSNASIHRTVLSNGIVVLVAENPAADIIAARMFIRAGSCCEPREKAGLAHLLASVITKGCDGLSSMEIAEEVESMGASLSADTSTDYFLMSLKTVTADFSHILALAGRILRSPTFPTTQVELERRLTINNIRSQKEQPFTLAMEQMRRVMYQNHPYAMSVLGDESTMSSITQADLVQYHQTYFRPDNLVISIAGRVTLDEALALVEQVFGDWQIPQQALSELNLPEIPVQPQYQLKPVQTQQSIVMLGYLGASVTSPDYAALKLLSTYLGNGLSSRLFVELREKRGLAYEVSAFYPTKLHPASFVVYMGTAPENTTIALEGLRTEVELLSTTEVIETSWQAAKNKILGQYALGKQTNGQIAQIYGWYETLGLGIDFDRQFQELIASVSSQDALMAASRYLQEPYLSLVGQEEAINRAISQC is encoded by the coding sequence ATGACTCAAACTGTGAATCCTTCCTTATCTAACGCTTCTATCCATCGGACTGTATTAAGCAATGGTATTGTTGTGCTGGTAGCTGAAAATCCGGCTGCGGATATTATTGCGGCGCGAATGTTTATCCGTGCGGGGAGTTGCTGTGAACCACGAGAAAAAGCTGGGTTGGCGCATTTGCTAGCATCTGTCATCACTAAGGGATGTGATGGACTTTCAAGCATGGAAATTGCGGAAGAAGTTGAATCTATGGGAGCTAGTTTGAGTGCAGATACTTCGACTGACTATTTCTTAATGTCTTTAAAGACAGTGACAGCAGACTTTTCGCACATACTAGCATTAGCAGGGCGGATTTTGCGATCGCCTACATTTCCCACCACCCAAGTAGAACTAGAACGGCGTTTAACTATCAATAATATCCGCTCCCAAAAAGAGCAACCCTTTACCCTAGCTATGGAGCAGATGCGGCGGGTAATGTACCAAAATCATCCCTACGCTATGTCAGTGCTAGGAGATGAAAGCACGATGAGCAGCATTACCCAAGCTGACTTAGTACAGTATCACCAAACTTATTTTCGTCCCGATAATCTAGTGATAAGTATCGCCGGACGCGTCACCCTAGATGAAGCATTAGCCTTGGTAGAACAAGTATTTGGTGATTGGCAAATTCCTCAACAAGCCCTCTCAGAACTGAATTTACCAGAAATCCCAGTCCAGCCACAATACCAGTTAAAGCCTGTGCAAACGCAGCAATCTATTGTCATGCTTGGTTATTTGGGTGCATCGGTAACTTCCCCTGACTATGCAGCTTTGAAATTACTGTCTACCTATTTAGGTAATGGTTTATCTAGTCGCTTGTTTGTGGAATTGCGAGAAAAACGGGGTCTAGCTTACGAAGTATCAGCATTTTACCCAACGAAGCTACATCCAGCCTCATTTGTAGTGTATATGGGGACAGCACCAGAAAATACCACCATAGCCCTAGAAGGGTTGCGTACAGAAGTCGAGTTGCTTTCTACTACAGAAGTTATTGAAACCAGTTGGCAAGCTGCCAAGAACAAAATTTTAGGACAGTATGCCCTTGGTAAACAAACTAACGGTCAAATTGCTCAAATATACGGCTGGTACGAAACTTTAGGTTTAGGAATAGATTTTGATAGGCAATTTCAAGAACTGATTGCTTCTGTCAGCTCCCAAGATGCTTTAATGGCTGCGTCTCGCTATTTACAGGAACCTTATTTGTCTTTAGTCGGTCAAGAAGAGGCGATTAATCGTGCAATTAGTCAGTGCTGA
- a CDS encoding 5-(carboxyamino)imidazole ribonucleotide synthase produces the protein MKRVGVIGGGQLAWMMGGAAKKLGVELIIQTPSNQDPAVSIAQDNVLAAVDDAQATKLLAAKSDVITFENEFVNLEALSLLAKQGICFRPRLEALSPLLDKYHQRCYLRDLGLPVPQFFAVEPKENLTSKIADLGFPLVLKSRRHGYDGQGTFIIHDLETLQQKLAMNQTIPTASQSLFLVEEFVPFERELAVIAARSVEGEVVIYPVVETQQEQQVCRRVIAPADITPHQAAETEAIAHTLLNSLQAVGVFGIELFLTPAGKVLVNEIAPRTHNSGHFSLDACETSQFEQHLRAVCGLPLGNPQLQCATAVMINLLGYENSHSDYQDKRQKLAQIPQAHVHWYNKSQSRPGRKLGHVTVLLENHNPALAAEIAHSVESIWY, from the coding sequence ATGAAGCGTGTAGGTGTAATAGGTGGTGGACAGCTAGCCTGGATGATGGGAGGTGCGGCCAAAAAACTAGGTGTGGAATTAATCATACAAACCCCTAGTAATCAAGACCCAGCTGTCAGCATTGCCCAAGATAATGTATTAGCCGCAGTTGATGATGCTCAGGCAACAAAATTATTAGCCGCCAAAAGTGATGTCATCACCTTTGAAAATGAATTTGTGAATTTAGAAGCATTATCGCTGTTGGCAAAGCAAGGTATCTGCTTCCGTCCTCGGTTAGAAGCTTTATCGCCTTTATTAGATAAATATCATCAACGTTGTTATTTACGCGATTTGGGGCTACCAGTTCCCCAATTTTTCGCTGTTGAACCAAAGGAAAATCTGACTTCAAAAATTGCAGATTTAGGGTTTCCTTTAGTTCTCAAATCTCGTCGCCACGGTTATGACGGGCAAGGGACTTTCATTATTCATGATTTAGAGACTTTGCAGCAGAAATTGGCGATGAATCAAACCATCCCAACCGCTAGCCAAAGTCTATTTTTAGTAGAAGAATTCGTTCCCTTTGAACGAGAACTAGCCGTAATTGCTGCCCGTTCTGTAGAGGGTGAAGTTGTCATCTATCCAGTGGTAGAAACACAACAAGAACAACAAGTATGTCGGCGAGTAATAGCCCCAGCTGATATTACACCCCATCAAGCAGCAGAAACAGAAGCGATCGCCCATACTCTATTAAATAGCCTGCAAGCTGTAGGAGTGTTTGGCATTGAATTATTTCTCACTCCAGCAGGCAAAGTCTTAGTTAATGAAATAGCCCCCCGAACCCACAATTCCGGGCATTTTTCCTTAGATGCCTGCGAAACCTCCCAATTTGAGCAACATCTTAGAGCTGTTTGTGGGCTACCTTTGGGTAATCCTCAATTACAATGTGCAACTGCTGTCATGATCAACCTCTTGGGTTATGAAAATTCTCACAGCGACTACCAAGACAAACGCCAAAAACTGGCACAGATACCCCAAGCACACGTTCACTGGTACAACAAGTCACAATCCCGTCCAGGGCGCAAACTAGGACACGTCACAGTTTTGTTAGAAAATCATAACCCAGCCCTAGCTGCTGAAATTGCTCATAGTGTGGAGTCTATTTGGTATTGA
- a CDS encoding GAF domain-containing protein produces MTIAYHNSHESDDLVSTVAPLEKPQDSVNLSHTSHNNAFSAIAQEFKTWRQQLQDITTQMRQASDMDAVLKVTVAKVRDKITCDRVLIYQFNSPDSGTVLAESRTLGWTPALGEILPGILFGLHTNQDYVEPITIDDVNQVQLTPYQKQLLDKFQIKASLSLPIVVAGKVWGLLAVNSCACARQWQEVEITLLSQVTTELTYRLQSFEFQKELQLQTQSKQAVAKVIDKILHISNIDKIFQTTTQEIRQLLKCDRVAVYHFNADWSGEFVAESVGNGWVKLVGPGIKTVWEDSHLQETQGGRYRHQESFVVNDIYKAGHFPCHLEILEQFEVKAYIIVPVFAGDKLWGLLAAYQNSGTRDWQEWELSFLNQIGLQFGVAIAHAEYLEQMRLQSEQLIQIAEQEKAFTKIVNRIRQASDVDTVFKTTTQDVRQSLRCDRVAVYQFKADWGGMFVAESVGQGWTKLVGPDIKTVLDDTYLQDTKGGRYVNGENFVVNDIYTIGLAPCHIEILEQFEAKAYIIVPIFFGEKLWGLLAAYQNSGSREWQSWEVNFLTQIASQFSLAKSQIDYLEQVRSKSDKLIQIAEQEKAFTKIVNRIRQALDLEEIFKVSTQEVRQLLRCDRVAVYRFNPDWSGEFIAESVGHNWVKLVGPDIKTVWEDTHLQETQGGRYAKGESFVVNDIYQAGHFPCHLEILEQFEVKAYVIVPIFFNEQLWGLFAAYQNSGTRDWEESQVTLLARIGDQLGLALQQTEYLQKLQTQSAQLAEAAARDKAATELLQQRSIQLLKAVRPALLGDLTVRAPITDDELGTIADAYNNTLQALRQIVLQVQSSSQKVAQTSSNSNTSLAGLNQLAKQQSDEITGALGEIQQMVNATQAVVNSAELVQLAVKQANQTVESGDAAMNQTVQAIQAIRETVAQTSKKIKRLGESSQKISKVVNLISSFATQTNVLALNAAIEATRAGEYGKGFAVVADEVRSLSRQSAAATIEIEKLVQEIQEETGEVAVAMETGIQQVVEGTNFVNDTRHNLNAIVSATAEISQLIQRITEATQKQMEQSVSVTNSMKDVAAIANKTFGESQEIAAVFQDLSNMAQELLTTASKFKVN; encoded by the coding sequence ATGACAATTGCGTATCACAACAGTCATGAAAGTGATGATTTAGTTTCTACGGTAGCACCTTTAGAAAAACCACAAGATAGTGTTAATTTAAGTCATACTTCTCATAATAACGCATTTAGTGCGATCGCTCAAGAATTTAAAACTTGGAGACAGCAATTACAAGACATTACTACCCAGATGCGTCAAGCATCGGATATGGATGCCGTCTTAAAGGTGACTGTAGCTAAAGTTAGAGACAAAATTACTTGCGATCGCGTTTTAATTTATCAATTTAATTCTCCTGATTCTGGCACAGTTTTAGCAGAATCTAGAACTCTGGGTTGGACACCTGCTTTGGGTGAAATTCTCCCAGGAATTTTGTTTGGTTTACATACCAATCAAGACTATGTAGAACCCATCACAATTGATGATGTTAATCAAGTACAACTGACTCCCTATCAAAAACAGCTTTTAGATAAATTCCAAATTAAAGCTAGTTTAAGTTTACCCATTGTGGTAGCAGGTAAAGTTTGGGGATTACTAGCAGTCAATAGTTGTGCTTGTGCGAGACAATGGCAAGAAGTAGAAATTACTCTACTATCTCAAGTTACTACAGAACTAACCTACAGGTTACAAAGCTTTGAATTTCAAAAAGAATTGCAGCTGCAAACACAGTCTAAACAAGCAGTAGCAAAAGTCATAGATAAGATTTTACATATATCTAATATCGATAAAATCTTTCAAACCACCACTCAAGAAATCCGGCAATTATTAAAATGCGATCGCGTCGCAGTTTATCACTTTAACGCCGATTGGAGTGGGGAATTTGTTGCAGAATCTGTAGGTAATGGTTGGGTAAAACTGGTAGGGCCAGGTATTAAAACAGTTTGGGAAGATAGCCACCTCCAAGAAACACAAGGTGGACGCTATCGCCATCAAGAAAGCTTTGTAGTTAATGATATCTATAAAGCAGGTCATTTCCCCTGTCACCTAGAGATATTAGAGCAATTTGAAGTTAAAGCTTACATAATTGTACCTGTATTTGCTGGGGACAAATTATGGGGATTATTGGCAGCTTATCAAAATTCTGGTACTCGTGATTGGCAAGAGTGGGAACTGAGCTTTTTAAATCAAATTGGCTTGCAGTTTGGTGTGGCGATCGCCCATGCAGAATATCTAGAACAAATGCGCCTACAATCTGAGCAATTGATCCAAATTGCCGAACAAGAAAAAGCCTTTACGAAGATAGTTAACCGCATCCGTCAAGCCTCAGATGTTGATACTGTTTTTAAAACCACTACCCAAGATGTCCGCCAATCATTAAGATGCGATCGCGTGGCTGTTTATCAGTTTAAAGCAGACTGGGGTGGAATGTTTGTAGCTGAGTCAGTCGGTCAAGGTTGGACAAAATTAGTCGGGCCAGATATCAAAACTGTTCTAGATGACACCTATCTCCAAGATACTAAAGGCGGTCGGTATGTCAATGGTGAAAACTTTGTTGTTAATGATATCTATACAATAGGTTTAGCCCCTTGCCATATAGAAATTTTGGAGCAATTTGAAGCCAAAGCTTACATCATTGTGCCGATATTTTTTGGCGAAAAATTATGGGGATTATTAGCAGCTTATCAAAACTCCGGCTCGCGTGAATGGCAATCATGGGAAGTTAACTTTTTAACTCAAATCGCCTCACAATTTAGTCTAGCTAAATCACAGATAGACTATCTAGAACAAGTCCGCAGCAAATCTGATAAATTAATTCAGATTGCCGAACAAGAAAAAGCCTTTACCAAGATAGTTAACCGGATTCGCCAAGCCTTAGATTTAGAAGAAATCTTCAAAGTCAGTACCCAAGAAGTCAGGCAATTATTACGGTGCGATCGCGTGGCGGTCTATCGTTTTAACCCTGATTGGAGTGGAGAATTTATTGCAGAATCAGTTGGTCATAATTGGGTGAAATTAGTCGGACCCGATATCAAAACTGTCTGGGAAGATACCCACCTACAAGAAACTCAAGGAGGTCGATATGCTAAAGGTGAAAGCTTTGTAGTGAATGACATCTACCAAGCAGGTCATTTCCCTTGTCACTTAGAGATTTTAGAGCAGTTTGAAGTCAAAGCTTACGTGATTGTTCCTATCTTTTTTAATGAACAATTATGGGGATTATTTGCAGCTTATCAAAATTCCGGTACTCGCGATTGGGAAGAATCACAAGTTACCTTGTTAGCCAGAATTGGCGACCAATTAGGACTAGCACTGCAACAAACTGAATATCTGCAAAAACTGCAAACACAATCAGCACAACTAGCAGAAGCAGCCGCACGAGACAAAGCCGCCACGGAATTACTCCAACAGCGTTCTATTCAACTCCTAAAAGCCGTCAGACCAGCTTTACTGGGGGATTTAACAGTACGTGCGCCGATTACAGATGATGAACTCGGTACAATCGCCGATGCTTACAACAACACCCTGCAAGCATTGCGCCAGATTGTATTGCAAGTACAATCTTCATCGCAAAAAGTTGCCCAAACTTCCAGCAACAGTAATACTTCTCTGGCGGGACTAAATCAGCTAGCAAAACAACAGTCTGACGAAATTACCGGAGCCTTGGGTGAAATTCAACAAATGGTAAATGCTACCCAAGCTGTTGTTAACAGTGCAGAGTTAGTACAACTAGCAGTAAAACAAGCCAACCAAACAGTCGAATCTGGCGATGCAGCCATGAATCAAACTGTGCAAGCCATCCAAGCGATTCGAGAAACTGTAGCTCAAACCAGCAAAAAGATTAAACGCTTAGGTGAGTCTTCGCAAAAAATCTCCAAAGTGGTGAATTTGATTAGTAGCTTTGCTACCCAGACAAACGTATTGGCTTTGAACGCCGCGATTGAAGCTACACGCGCCGGAGAATACGGTAAAGGCTTTGCAGTGGTAGCTGATGAAGTTCGTTCTTTGTCTCGCCAATCAGCAGCCGCGACTATCGAAATTGAGAAATTAGTCCAAGAAATTCAAGAGGAAACAGGGGAAGTTGCAGTAGCAATGGAAACTGGGATTCAGCAGGTAGTGGAAGGGACAAATTTTGTGAATGACACCCGACACAACTTGAATGCGATTGTTTCTGCCACTGCGGAAATTAGCCAGCTAATTCAGCGCATTACGGAAGCCACTCAAAAACAAATGGAACAATCTGTTTCAGTAACTAATTCCATGAAAGATGTAGCAGCAATTGCAAACAAAACCTTTGGTGAATCCCAAGAAATTGCAGCTGTCTTCCAAGATTTATCAAATATGGCGCAAGAGTTATTAACAACTGCCAGTAAGTTCAAAGTGAATTAA
- a CDS encoding M16 family metallopeptidase, translating into MSKQQLTHPVFPASVFRLDNGLTFIHQEIPTTPVVVADVWVKAGTFHEPEPWFGMAHFLEHMIFKGTATLAPGMFDHKIENMGGVSNAATSYDYANYSLTTAATYLEDTLPHLGELLLNAAIPEDEFIRERDVVLEEIRASYDDSDWVGFQCLLESVYQNHPYGRSILGNEEELLQHSPEAMRCFHRAHYQPENMTVVIAGGINQQQAWDAVNRSFANFAEPVKCPQIPRVAKPVINGIRRQELYLPHLEQARLLIAWLVPGVEHLRAAYGLDLLSVLLAEGRTSRLVRDLREELQLVQGICSNFSLQREASLFTITAWLEPEHLETVENLILSHLDDIQNQGINEQELARTRRLLCNEYAFSTETPNQLTGMYGYYNTIAQAELSVTYPQQIRSFDTQELQQLANQYLSPQNYAVTILKPC; encoded by the coding sequence TTGTCAAAACAGCAATTAACACATCCCGTATTTCCAGCCTCTGTTTTCCGGTTAGATAACGGTCTAACGTTTATTCATCAAGAGATTCCCACAACTCCTGTAGTTGTAGCTGATGTCTGGGTAAAGGCTGGAACTTTCCACGAGCCAGAACCGTGGTTTGGCATGGCGCACTTTTTAGAACACATGATTTTTAAAGGTACAGCCACCCTAGCGCCTGGAATGTTTGACCATAAGATTGAAAATATGGGTGGTGTTAGTAATGCGGCGACAAGCTACGATTACGCTAATTATTCCCTGACTACTGCTGCTACTTATTTAGAAGATACTCTGCCCCATTTAGGAGAATTACTACTCAACGCCGCAATTCCAGAGGATGAGTTTATCCGCGAACGGGATGTAGTTCTAGAAGAAATCCGCGCCAGTTATGATGATTCTGACTGGGTAGGATTTCAATGTTTGCTTGAAAGCGTTTACCAAAATCATCCTTACGGGCGTTCGATTTTGGGAAATGAGGAAGAACTACTACAGCATTCACCAGAGGCAATGCGCTGTTTTCACCGCGCTCACTATCAACCAGAAAACATGACGGTGGTGATTGCAGGAGGTATTAACCAACAGCAAGCATGGGATGCAGTTAATCGCTCATTTGCGAATTTTGCAGAACCTGTCAAGTGTCCACAAATCCCACGAGTAGCCAAGCCAGTCATTAACGGCATCCGTCGGCAAGAATTGTATTTACCACATCTAGAACAGGCACGGCTGTTGATAGCGTGGTTAGTACCAGGAGTAGAACACCTCCGTGCTGCCTACGGTTTAGATTTGTTGTCAGTGCTATTGGCAGAAGGGCGCACTTCTCGCCTAGTGCGTGATTTAAGAGAAGAATTACAATTAGTCCAGGGAATTTGTAGTAATTTTTCTCTACAAAGAGAAGCAAGCTTATTTACAATTACTGCTTGGTTAGAACCAGAACATTTAGAAACAGTAGAAAACTTAATTCTCAGCCATTTGGATGATATACAGAATCAAGGTATTAATGAGCAAGAACTAGCCCGTACACGTAGATTGCTGTGTAACGAGTATGCCTTTTCGACAGAAACACCAAATCAACTAACTGGGATGTATGGATACTACAACACCATCGCCCAAGCAGAATTATCAGTTACCTATCCACAGCAAATTCGCTCATTTGATACCCAAGAACTGCAACAATTAGCAAACCAGTATCTTTCACCCCAAAATTACGCTGTAACTATCCTGAAACCTTGTTAA
- a CDS encoding response regulator transcription factor, translating into MTTVLVIEDGLTDMEIISRYLQQAGCSVISATSSEEAQAKIDKNKPDLIFLDVILPGKSGFEICRELKSNPDTSNIPVVFCSTKNSDVDKIWGNMLGADAYLAKPINQEELTTTLKRFFN; encoded by the coding sequence ATGACTACTGTTTTAGTGATTGAAGATGGCTTAACTGATATGGAAATTATCAGCCGTTATTTACAACAAGCTGGCTGTTCTGTAATTAGTGCTACAAGTAGTGAAGAAGCTCAAGCCAAAATAGATAAAAATAAGCCAGATTTAATCTTTCTTGATGTGATTCTGCCTGGTAAAAGTGGATTTGAAATTTGCCGAGAATTAAAAAGTAACCCTGATACTAGCAATATTCCTGTAGTTTTTTGTTCTACTAAAAATAGCGATGTAGATAAAATTTGGGGAAATATGCTAGGAGCAGACGCTTATCTTGCTAAACCTATAAATCAAGAAGAATTAACAACAACACTCAAGCGATTCTTTAATTGA
- a CDS encoding pentapeptide repeat-containing protein: protein MKPKTNYFKIFWQPVLALMLGISVFCSPSPALADWTHPLSFSNAELARHDFAGDSLQAAEFSNANLEMTDFTGADLRGAVLSASVMTQANLHKADLTNAMVDQVNLTGADLSDAVFKEALLLRAIFNDVNIEGADFTDALLDKAQIKELCTKASGVNSQTGVATRDSLGC from the coding sequence ATGAAACCCAAAACTAACTATTTCAAAATATTTTGGCAGCCAGTATTGGCTTTAATGTTAGGGATAAGTGTCTTTTGCTCGCCGTCACCAGCCTTAGCAGACTGGACTCATCCTTTATCATTTAGCAACGCAGAATTAGCCAGACATGATTTTGCCGGTGATAGTTTACAAGCGGCTGAGTTTTCTAACGCCAATTTAGAAATGACTGACTTTACAGGTGCTGATTTGCGAGGAGCAGTATTGAGTGCTTCGGTGATGACACAAGCAAATCTCCACAAAGCAGATTTAACTAATGCAATGGTGGATCAGGTAAACTTAACAGGGGCTGATTTAAGTGATGCTGTTTTCAAAGAAGCCCTATTACTCCGCGCCATCTTTAATGATGTAAACATAGAAGGTGCAGACTTTACTGATGCACTTTTAGATAAGGCGCAAATCAAAGAACTTTGTACCAAAGCTAGCGGAGTAAATTCTCAAACAGGCGTAGCAACTCGTGATTCTTTAGGATGTTAA
- a CDS encoding response regulator: MTHPELMVSDNILNEFKTCTQLQYNGQLIISSPKGHRWFFYYRLGRIVWAAGGTHPFRRWRRHMAQHCPQIDVDKMQLRQQDIANDYWDYRLLEILYKKQKLQREQVNAIVENTLAEILFDLAQQTNFVSVSCDADGTAPRAERNQEVILETPMSFTSADVSMKQMQDSWKNWSDGGLANVFPDLAPVIRRPEQLQQVVSPSVYKNFVNLITGKQTLRDLAIRMKQNVLPVSRSLLPYILKGIIELVEVPDLPFVVLETPSKPVSAQPKKSHAPLVACVDDSPQVCKIMEEIITSYGMRFVKIQDAVQALPILIQEKPDLIFLDLIMPVASGYEICTQLRRISTFANTPVIILTGNDGLLDRVRSKVVGSTDFLTKPVATDKVLSIVRKYLPVQPKSQVNSNSHLGVVRQGIA, from the coding sequence ATGACCCACCCGGAACTAATGGTATCAGATAACATTTTAAATGAATTTAAAACTTGTACTCAACTGCAATACAACGGACAGTTAATTATTAGTAGCCCCAAAGGACATCGATGGTTTTTTTACTATCGGTTAGGTCGAATAGTTTGGGCGGCTGGAGGAACACATCCTTTTCGGCGATGGCGTAGACATATGGCTCAACATTGTCCGCAGATTGATGTGGATAAAATGCAGTTACGCCAACAAGATATTGCCAATGATTACTGGGATTATCGTCTTTTGGAAATTTTGTATAAAAAGCAAAAACTCCAACGAGAACAAGTTAACGCTATTGTGGAGAACACTTTAGCAGAAATATTATTTGACCTAGCCCAACAGACAAATTTTGTGTCTGTGAGTTGCGATGCCGACGGCACTGCACCCCGTGCAGAACGCAACCAAGAGGTTATCCTAGAAACACCCATGAGTTTCACCAGCGCAGATGTGTCGATGAAACAGATGCAAGACTCATGGAAAAATTGGTCTGATGGCGGCTTGGCGAATGTTTTTCCTGACTTAGCACCAGTAATTAGAAGGCCAGAACAACTGCAACAGGTAGTTAGTCCATCAGTCTACAAAAACTTTGTCAATTTGATTACTGGCAAGCAAACACTGCGAGATTTAGCCATCAGAATGAAGCAGAATGTTCTACCTGTCTCGCGTTCGTTACTTCCTTATATTCTCAAAGGCATTATTGAGTTAGTAGAAGTACCTGACTTACCTTTCGTTGTATTAGAAACTCCCAGCAAGCCTGTATCTGCACAACCAAAAAAATCTCATGCTCCGTTGGTGGCTTGTGTGGATGATAGCCCACAAGTTTGTAAAATCATGGAGGAGATCATTACCTCATATGGAATGAGGTTTGTCAAAATTCAAGATGCTGTACAAGCTTTACCAATTCTCATTCAGGAAAAACCAGATCTCATTTTTTTAGACTTGATTATGCCTGTCGCTAGTGGTTACGAAATCTGCACGCAGTTGCGGCGAATTTCTACTTTTGCCAATACGCCTGTAATTATCTTAACTGGCAATGATGGACTGTTAGATAGAGTCAGGTCTAAGGTAGTGGGTTCTACAGATTTTCTGACTAAACCTGTAGCTACAGACAAGGTATTGAGCATAGTCCGTAAATATTTACCTGTACAACCTAAATCTCAAGTTAATAGCAACTCACATTTAGGAGTAGTTCGTCAAGGTATAGCTTGA
- a CDS encoding chemotaxis protein CheW — protein sequence MESQQKFLSFHLGTRDTAVISLENITEILPVSLGDICSVPQMPNCILGVYNWRDEMLWLVDLEEMLGYPPLPQAANLLTKMMAIVLEENGKYLGLLVRQLMDIEWLDTHQMKAPSAELFSQSISPFLQGYFINDEERMIFNLDADAIIHSPMWATHN from the coding sequence TTGGAGAGTCAGCAAAAATTTTTAAGTTTTCATTTAGGAACCAGAGATACAGCAGTAATTTCTTTAGAAAATATCACAGAAATTTTGCCAGTCTCGTTGGGTGATATATGTAGTGTACCTCAGATGCCTAATTGTATTTTGGGCGTTTATAACTGGCGAGATGAAATGCTGTGGTTAGTAGATTTAGAAGAGATGTTAGGTTATCCGCCTTTGCCACAAGCTGCAAATTTGCTCACAAAAATGATGGCGATTGTATTAGAAGAAAATGGTAAGTATTTAGGACTTTTGGTCAGACAGTTGATGGATATTGAGTGGCTAGATACACATCAAATGAAAGCGCCATCTGCTGAATTATTCTCTCAATCGATATCACCTTTTCTACAAGGATATTTTATTAACGATGAAGAGAGAATGATATTTAATCTTGATGCAGATGCAATTATTCATTCTCCCATGTGGGCTACTCATAATTGA